The Cryptomeria japonica chromosome 6, Sugi_1.0, whole genome shotgun sequence genomic interval CAGACTCCATCTCCATAGATTTCTCATAATCCTCCTTGGTCGGGGAGACATGAATGTCTTTGAACCTGTCTGCCTTAACCTTGTCGAGCTCTACAACAGTGTCAGAAATCAATGTCGCCGGTAGTCTCCCCATGGTTCCAACCCAAGATACCTTCCTTTCGGACCCAAGGGGAGGAGGCGGCGGGGGAGGAAAAGGAAATCCCACACCGCCTACCCCAGCCTGAGGTATGAAAACTGGGTCCGACTTCTAAATAGAACCAATCGTTGGAATGAGACCACCCCTAAGTGCTTCTCCACTTGCTGAAACTACGTGGGTCTCCCCGTCATGTCCTACTAGGAGTGAACCCCAAGCTAATGCAGCCTCCCCTTCAACACCTTCCAGATTTGTAGCATCTAAACCTACAATAGAAACAATAACTGGGGATTGATCAACCAAATTAGACTCCATTGCATCTTTGATAACATCTGTGGACACTACCAGTTGATCCCTTCCTGAATCGCATTTTAGGATTGTCGCGCCCGAACGAACAACAAAGTCGATGGCGGGAGCCAATATTGTGAGCATGACATCCGGCACAACCTTTGCAATTTCTGATGATGCTACCAACTGATCCTCCAGTGCTCTGTCAGCCCTACCTTTGCCTTTCTGACCTGCCATACATTCAGAATCCTCATGCCCCCACTCTTTACAGGACTTGCATTTCACCatgatctcttcaacttctatctcTTGCCACCAAAAGCCCTCAGGGGGGCGGATTTCAATGGCCTTGGGGAGCAAGGGGTGTGGTTTCCACATAATGCAGATTCAAGCATACATGCATGAGTCTAGTTTGTCAATGGCTTCATCTGATTTAATGAATCTCCCTAGCTTGTTGCCGATTACCTTGAAAACTTCCTCCTTCTAATACTCATGTAGTAAGTTGTACAACCTAatccatactgggatatccttaaTGGAGGCTTGCCGAGGATCGAAGTTGGGGATCCAATCTTTAATGTAGAACCCTACTCCCATCATCATGAAAGACCCATTATACATGATTCTGGTTTTTTCCACTTTCTGACCCAACAATGATTAGGAAAAAGCCATTAGTTAGGGTTTTTTTTTCTCGAAATGGCTCCCCCATTCCTCATCAACCCATTTCCTAATCTTTGAAAAAGCAGGCCAATCTCCTCCCCACTTCATGAAGAAAGCTCTAGCACACAAAACTTGTACCAATTCCTTCCAAGCCGGTGAATCAATATAGATGCTAATGGTTCTCTTTTCTGTCGTCGCCGGTGCCTCCACCGTGATGGGTTTTGCTGGTTTTTTCTTCCAAAACCGCTCCTTAGTTTGCTTTTTACTCCACTTAGGGAAGTTTAGAATCCGTGATTGACCCCATTTATTCTTGTCTGGCTCAAAGGAAATGCAGGCATCGCCAAAACTGCCCCTGACCCCCCTTCTTCTATCTGTGCCATACCGCTGGAATTGGTTAGCACGAGGTGGGAACCAGGGCTGTTGGTTGTCCAGGCACCGTGAGCCATTCTCCAACTCGCGCGATCAAAGTTCGCCGCCACCTGCAAACCCTGATCTCCTCCTATGCTCCATAATCAATCTGCTATAATTGTAGAAAAGCAATTGAATAATAACAAGGTAATGAAAATTAGATGCAAGAAGTACTAAAAATAAATTTAGATATAAATAAAAAAAGGCCGCATTTTTTAATATAATAGTAATGGTTATTGCAAATTTATAGTAGATGCATATATGGTCTGCGAAAGCCAGATTGTAGAGGGCACAAGTGTTTAGGCATCTGTGATTGCAGCGGGCGAGAAGGGCGAGACAAGATGACGGAGGCAGCGATTCGAGGGAAAGCGGGGATGAAGAGCGTGAGGGAAATGCCGGTATTGCAGGATGGGCCGCCACCAGGTGGCTTCCCTCCCGTGCGCTACACCCGCCGTATTCCTAGCAAGGGTCCCGGCGCTGTCGCCGTCTTCCTCGCTTCCTTTGGTATCATCTCTTACGGCATGTATCAGGTCGGTCAGGGCAACCGCTATAGAAGGTATCCATTTCTCTGATCGTTTAATTGGGCATCTTAATACAAAACTAATAAATGAAAAAATCACTACTGTGAATGGGCAGAGGCCCGGGATGAAATGCGAAAGAAGATTATAAAACGAGGAAAAGGAGATGTAGACAAATCTTTTACAACTAATAGGATCCATTTTGAAAATTTGGTATTTTTCAGTGTATCGCACTATACGATGATTTCTTGAGATTCAGTCGTCTAGTATCTTTGATACAAATTAGTAtagtatttttttgttttctttttaatgTATGTGGTGTTTAAACATTGTATCGAATTTTGTAACGATTGATCATAACTTTAATTGTAGTTTAGAGTAAATCTTTGTCAACCCATATTAGTATCCCTGATAAATGGGGAACTGGCAATGGTTCCAGTAAGCTTACTTATAGATTATTTATCACAATTAGCATAAGCACCAGCAGACACcataaagaatgatgaaaaaaatgttttgattttaGGACAAGACGGtattccaaaataatttttttttgtaaaggaAGTGTGGGAGAAGATAGGGAAACCCTTTTTTTACTACTGCTACCTTTTTTGAAGCATAAATTATGAAGGGATATAATAAGAGAGAAATGGGAGGTTTTATAAAATTGTTGAAATCTATGAGAATGACTCCATACTATAGATGGAAATCTGCTTCAAATCTGATTGGTGTCTAAATAGAGTCAATACATAAACACCCTGCAATTCCAGATAATTTTACTGAAACAAGCAGATATAAAaattaaaaggaagaaacaagCTAAAATTGACCTAGTGTATTGACATACTTTTTCAAAGAGGGGattaaagagataaaagaaaataccTGTTTAAAATGTGCTGAGCGTCACCCATAAGAACAATAACAAGACCATGACATCCTTTAGCTTGCCTAGAACAAAAGTTGTGCAAACTACCATGCTTAAAACACATAATAATGGAGAAAGAATGGAAAGTAGGGAAACAGTCACACTTACTATTTTAACATAACCTCGGGTACAACATGTTATAGTGAAACAAAAAACATTGAACAACAAATGGTTAGAACTTAGTGTAATGAAAACAAGGAGTAAAATTAAAATTTGTGTCATTTGACACGCAAAATGGAAAAGTAACACAAgaagaatgtaatgtccccactttgaaataaaatttaataataaatgataataataaaattaaaatatttaaaattaaattaaaatataaaataatataattaaatatgattaataaaaaattacttaagttaatgaaaagtcaaaagacatgaaaggaaaagttgactccctcaacaatgagatataaaagggagaagagaacctcatatgagaggggggataatttggaaatgagaagtgcagatctaatttaaataataagtgcagatctgattatgagaggttgtgtccctttcaaagggcagaaataatgaagagttgcactctatcaaagggaatggtgaaagcgtgtgtctcttgccaaagggcatacatgatgaataggtgtgacctctccctcacattgagagatataaaggaaaggaatcaaaagcatctagtaagagcaccatggatcagatcagatcagaattgttattaagttacaggcagtaacatccttgttcttggtggtatgcatggggatgtgtttaataagtatccttaatacatgaagcccaataatgttcttatgcagaattaatagtaatactaatatggactgcaatatgtatgatagtcatacttaatttcagatacatattcataatacataagaaatatatatacttatagtctaaatcacattattactttccgtatttaagaagatgggattgagatgttccaaagaggggcagtctaaatccaagcaataggttaagtcccaagatagggtggggatcaacgaccaataagccttgagggtatagacccaagataggtaagggcttggatctgtaaactttgagggaacctattgtagttggtctctaagcgctttggtaacatatgtaaacccttctcccttaaaactgaagtagtagcagggtttgaaatctatattaagaactatgaataatgaaattaatcagctaatgagaaaaatagacaagcacttgttaataacttattgaagaaaatctatcaattttagtatatttaaatagatcaggtaggggacatgacaaagaaaaggagaaagtgCCACTTGGCtcaaatgatgatgacaatgattgGTCAAAATCATGGGCTCTttgtgaaaattaaataaaaatctttaCTTAGGCTTCAACTTCTTTCCTTCTTTAAGAGACCTATAGTTCTAAGTTCTAAATAGTAAAATGAATTCATCTCATTGAAAGAGAAGCTTCATCTTTTAGGTGCACCATAAGTGGCTCCTTGAAATTAAGCTAGCTAGTATCGATGTTATATTGGCAAGAAActaggttaccgggttcgcctCTGGGCCCCCCTGGTACGGGTCTAGGTTCGACCGGGTTcgtggtacgggtccggttcgacctgggttcgaccagggttcgaaaaacccagagtgggttcgaccctggtcgaacccagtcgaacccgggcggaCCCAGTCGAACCTGGGCGGCTGGGCGGTTCGTAAAGtcaaaaaacaatgcaaatttaatttttttttcaattccgccttgtaaaaagtgaaagttataaccttAAAAAGCAGAAAATTAGACGTCTTAAAAAAACAGAAAACTGATGCATGCCATGGAG includes:
- the LOC131031619 gene encoding NADH dehydrogenase [ubiquinone] 1 alpha subcomplex subunit 13-B, translating into MTEAAIRGKAGMKSVREMPVLQDGPPPGGFPPVRYTRRIPSKGPGAVAVFLASFGIISYGMYQVGQGNRYRSQLKREKFAARSAIVPLLQAEEDERFVKAWKAYLDEEAEIMKNVPGWEVGKNVYNSGKWMPPATGELRPEVW